From the genome of Streptomyces sp. NBC_01317, one region includes:
- a CDS encoding single-stranded DNA-binding protein has protein sequence MSDTVVTVVGNVATGVEFRESATGGVARFRFAVTGRRWDRQEESWADGPTSFYTVWAWRTLGANLAASVSVGEPLVVHGRLRVRDEERDGQRRTFVDIDAVAVGHDLTRGTSAFRRVARATPSLTERHNSATQGQEAAPRTDRGEQARQVREVQGQLPVPGADQGAREEPVGAGVGVGVGAGV, from the coding sequence ATGAGCGACACAGTGGTGACCGTGGTGGGCAATGTGGCGACCGGTGTGGAATTCAGGGAGTCGGCGACCGGAGGAGTGGCGCGGTTCAGATTCGCGGTGACGGGCCGCCGCTGGGACCGGCAGGAGGAGAGCTGGGCGGACGGGCCCACGAGCTTCTACACGGTGTGGGCGTGGCGGACGCTGGGGGCGAATCTGGCGGCCTCGGTGTCCGTCGGGGAGCCCCTCGTGGTGCACGGCCGGCTGAGGGTGCGGGACGAGGAACGGGACGGCCAGCGGCGGACGTTCGTGGACATCGACGCGGTGGCGGTGGGTCACGATCTGACGCGCGGGACGTCGGCGTTCAGGCGTGTGGCCAGGGCGACTCCCTCCTTGACGGAGCGTCACAACTCCGCGACCCAGGGCCAGGAGGCCGCGCCGCGAACGGATCGGGGGGAGCAGGCGCGGCAGGTCCGGGAGGTACAGGGGCAGTTGCCCGTGCCCGGGGCGGACCAGGGGGCGCGGGAGGAGCCTGTCGGTGCGGGGGTGGGCGTGGGCGTGGGGGCCGGGGTGTAG
- a CDS encoding ATP-binding protein: MDVRPQLIDALSALRDRVAAVRLPLPLPGAPRARQTRAELLAQLDDYLLPRLREPDAPVLAVVGGSTGAGKSTLVNSLVGRRVSEAGVLRPTTRTPVLVCHPDDHHWFAGMRILPHLTRIWLPEGEDGDEGEGDGGDGRRDGTSVGRDAGQGVGLGVGQGDGSDAGTGVGTGAGRTFGPAGARPRPFGRTGRGGRAAGRERAGADSLRIDTAATLPRGLALLDAPDIDSLVVENRVLAAELICAADVWVMVTTASRYADAVPWHLLRTAKEYDASLVTVLDRVPHQLVEEVSRQYGALLTRAGLGDVPRFTIPELPESAGGGSGLLPTTAVAPLLAWLAHRVQDPAARQQAVVRTASGVIDSLDVRMPELAGAVAAQYAASVRLMAAVEDAYTAEGERVRRQLQRGAVLAGDARTRWRGYPRDSSSRELLDSLVESLGALLQCAVAAADERVEEAWRREPAAGAVDVSGADGEVTERIGMAVRRWRRVLEELAEDEVRQLERSAAPEPEAVAALLATALLGGRRARVAGERLAESVGAQAALRLRDRGAELVTTYIDRVLHGERDRRLAPLDALEVTPEPQAELIAALSVLQKESRRKGDRRD, translated from the coding sequence TTGGATGTACGCCCCCAGCTGATCGACGCACTCTCCGCGCTGCGCGACCGTGTCGCGGCGGTGCGTCTTCCACTGCCTCTTCCCGGGGCGCCGCGGGCCCGGCAGACCCGGGCCGAGCTGCTCGCGCAGCTCGACGACTACCTTCTGCCCCGGCTCCGGGAGCCCGACGCCCCGGTGCTCGCCGTCGTCGGCGGGTCGACCGGCGCCGGCAAGTCCACCCTCGTCAACTCCCTTGTGGGGCGGCGCGTCAGTGAGGCGGGGGTGCTGCGGCCCACCACGCGTACCCCCGTCCTGGTGTGCCATCCGGACGACCACCACTGGTTCGCGGGCATGCGGATCCTGCCGCACCTGACCCGGATCTGGCTGCCCGAGGGGGAGGACGGGGACGAGGGGGAGGGAGACGGCGGGGACGGGAGACGGGACGGGACATCGGTCGGGCGAGACGCCGGACAGGGCGTTGGGCTCGGGGTCGGGCAGGGCGACGGCTCAGATGCCGGCACCGGCGTCGGCACCGGCGCCGGCCGTACCTTCGGCCCCGCCGGCGCACGCCCCCGGCCCTTCGGCCGCACCGGCCGGGGCGGGAGAGCCGCCGGCCGCGAGCGCGCCGGCGCCGACTCCCTCCGTATCGACACCGCCGCCACCCTGCCCCGTGGCCTCGCGCTCCTCGACGCGCCCGACATCGACTCGCTCGTGGTGGAGAACCGGGTGCTGGCCGCCGAGTTGATCTGCGCCGCCGACGTATGGGTCATGGTGACCACCGCCAGCCGCTACGCCGACGCCGTGCCGTGGCATCTGCTGCGTACGGCCAAGGAGTACGACGCCTCGCTCGTGACCGTCCTCGACCGTGTCCCGCACCAACTGGTCGAGGAGGTGTCGCGGCAGTACGGGGCCCTCCTGACCAGGGCCGGGCTCGGGGACGTACCCCGCTTCACGATTCCCGAGCTGCCCGAGTCGGCCGGCGGCGGCAGCGGACTCCTGCCCACCACCGCCGTCGCCCCGCTGCTCGCCTGGCTCGCGCACCGGGTGCAGGATCCGGCGGCCCGTCAGCAGGCCGTCGTACGGACCGCGTCGGGGGTCATCGACTCGCTGGACGTACGGATGCCGGAGCTGGCGGGCGCGGTGGCCGCGCAGTACGCGGCGTCCGTACGGCTCATGGCCGCGGTGGAGGACGCGTACACCGCAGAAGGCGAGCGGGTGCGCCGTCAGCTTCAGCGCGGCGCCGTCCTGGCCGGGGACGCGCGCACCCGCTGGCGGGGCTATCCGAGGGACAGTTCGTCGCGGGAACTGCTCGACTCGCTCGTGGAGAGCCTCGGCGCGCTCCTCCAGTGCGCCGTCGCCGCCGCCGACGAACGGGTGGAGGAGGCCTGGCGGCGCGAGCCGGCCGCCGGGGCCGTCGACGTGTCGGGCGCGGACGGCGAGGTGACGGAGCGGATCGGGATGGCCGTACGGCGCTGGCGGCGCGTCCTGGAGGAGCTGGCGGAGGACGAGGTACGGCAGCTGGAACGCAGCGCCGCGCCCGAACCCGAAGCCGTCGCCGCCCTGCTCGCGACCGCCCTCCTAGGAGGGCGTCGCGCCCGGGTCGCGGGCGAGCGCCTCGCCGAGAGCGTCGGGGCGCAGGCCGCGCTGCGGCTGCGCGACCGGGGCGCCGAGCTGGTGACGACGTACATCGACCGTGTCCTGCACGGGGAGCGCGACCGGCGGCTCGCGCCCCTCGACGCCCTTGAGGTGACTCCGGAGCCCCAGGCGGAACTGATCGCCGCGCTGTCCGTACTCCAGAAGGAAAGCAGGAGGAAAGGTGACCGACGTGACTGA
- a CDS encoding GTPase gives MTDVNAAADVTTDADAGGGDRADRAGGTGKGAGRWDDGLIARRAGEHGARGRAGGRSGLDGLTDGFTDGLTDGQADVRDLRDLRALGLTDGSGGPDGLDGTGRSGGPDGPHGASGALGAGGETHTPIGGPYGGALRVRLDALGELVGLSRTRLEGSILAEAGRVLDEASARQRLSSRHTVVAIAGATGSGKSTLFNALAEVPISETGLRRPTTSAPIACTWSDGAAGLLDRLAIPGRLRRRPLAGGDGDEELHGLVLVDLPDHDSAVTRHRDQVDRVLGLVDAVIWVVDPEKYADAALHERYLRPLAGHAEVTFVVLNQIDRLPGDASHQVLDDLRRLLDEDGMALGEHGEPGATVLALSALTGQGVGELRELLGRFVQERNAAARRLSADVDAASVRMRSAYVADGHPGLGERSREQFADRLAWAVGAVAAGETAEREWRRNAGRACGTPWLRLYRWYERKRVPGGEVTSSEVLVEEELTARQRVEQAVRTVSEEASAGLPAPWAHAVREAAVRGAEGLPEALDELAVTVGAPTGRPPRPAWWPAAVLAQASMTLLQIFGALWLMGQIVGVLEPGLLPPVLVMLAGIIGGPFVEWACGAAARGPARRYGQDAERRLREAAAGCGRAKVLDPVSAELMRYREVREQYVTVSGVVPLAR, from the coding sequence GTGACTGATGTGAACGCCGCCGCGGACGTGACGACGGACGCCGATGCCGGGGGCGGGGACAGGGCGGACCGGGCGGGCGGTACAGGGAAGGGCGCCGGGCGCTGGGACGACGGGCTGATCGCCCGCCGGGCCGGAGAGCATGGCGCCAGGGGGCGGGCGGGCGGGCGCTCCGGGCTGGACGGTCTTACGGACGGCTTCACGGACGGTCTGACGGACGGACAGGCCGACGTGCGCGACCTGCGTGACCTACGTGCCCTCGGGCTGACCGACGGATCCGGCGGCCCGGACGGTCTCGACGGGACCGGCCGTTCCGGCGGCCCTGACGGCCCTCACGGCGCCTCCGGCGCGCTCGGGGCGGGTGGTGAGACCCACACGCCCATCGGCGGGCCCTACGGCGGCGCCCTGCGGGTCCGGCTCGACGCCCTGGGCGAGTTGGTCGGCCTCTCCCGTACCCGTCTCGAAGGTTCCATCCTCGCCGAGGCGGGCCGCGTCCTCGACGAGGCGTCGGCCCGGCAGCGGCTGTCCTCGCGCCACACCGTCGTCGCCATCGCGGGAGCGACCGGCAGCGGCAAGTCGACGCTGTTCAACGCCCTCGCCGAGGTGCCGATCTCGGAGACCGGGCTGCGCCGCCCCACCACCTCCGCCCCGATCGCCTGCACGTGGTCGGACGGCGCGGCGGGGCTGCTCGACCGGCTCGCCATCCCAGGACGGCTGCGCCGCAGGCCGCTGGCGGGCGGGGACGGCGACGAGGAACTGCACGGGCTCGTCCTGGTGGACCTCCCCGACCACGACTCGGCCGTCACCCGCCACCGCGACCAGGTGGACCGGGTGCTGGGGCTCGTGGACGCCGTGATCTGGGTGGTCGATCCCGAGAAGTACGCGGACGCCGCGCTCCACGAGCGCTATCTGCGCCCGCTCGCGGGCCACGCCGAGGTCACGTTCGTCGTGCTCAACCAGATCGACCGGCTGCCCGGCGACGCCTCCCACCAGGTGCTCGACGACCTGCGCCGGCTGCTCGACGAGGACGGTATGGCCCTGGGCGAGCACGGCGAACCGGGCGCCACCGTCCTCGCGCTCTCCGCGCTCACCGGGCAGGGTGTGGGCGAACTGCGCGAGCTGCTGGGCCGGTTCGTACAGGAACGGAACGCCGCCGCGCGCCGCCTCTCCGCCGACGTCGACGCCGCTTCCGTACGGATGCGCTCGGCGTACGTCGCCGACGGGCACCCCGGTCTCGGCGAGCGCTCGCGCGAGCAGTTCGCGGACCGGCTGGCCTGGGCCGTCGGCGCGGTGGCCGCCGGTGAGACGGCGGAGCGCGAGTGGCGCAGGAACGCGGGTCGTGCCTGCGGCACGCCGTGGCTGCGGCTGTACCGGTGGTACGAGCGCAAGCGCGTGCCCGGGGGTGAGGTCACGTCGTCCGAGGTGCTGGTGGAGGAGGAGCTGACGGCCCGCCAGCGGGTCGAACAGGCGGTCCGTACGGTGTCGGAGGAGGCGTCCGCCGGTCTGCCCGCGCCCTGGGCGCACGCGGTGCGTGAGGCGGCCGTACGGGGCGCGGAGGGGCTGCCGGAGGCGCTGGACGAGCTGGCGGTGACGGTGGGGGCGCCGACGGGCCGTCCGCCGCGTCCGGCGTGGTGGCCGGCCGCCGTCCTCGCCCAGGCCTCCATGACGCTGCTCCAGATCTTCGGCGCGCTCTGGCTGATGGGACAGATCGTCGGCGTCCTGGAACCGGGGCTGTTGCCGCCGGTGCTGGTGATGCTCGCGGGGATCATCGGCGGGCCGTTCGTGGAGTGGGCCTGCGGGGCGGCGGCGCGGGGGCCCGCGCGGCGGTACGGGCAGGACGCGGAGCGGCGGCTGCGGGAGGCGGCGGCCGGGTGCGGGCGGGCGAAGGTGCTCGACCCCGTCTCGGCGGAGCTGATGCGGTACCGGGAGGTGCGGGAGCAGTACGTCACGGTGTCGGGGGTGGTGCCGCTGGCGCGGTGA